The window GAGCGGTGAAGGTATCGCTCTTGGCGTTGACGCCGATTGGCGATTTTCAGAGAATCAGCGAGAAAATTTAACCGACGGGCAGATTATTTTATTGAGCACCGACGGGATCTGGGAGGCCCGCGATCCCCAGGATCAGATGTTTGGCCGGCAGGCCGTTTGCGATATCATCCGTCAGCATGCGCATGCCACCTCCGCCCAGATTCAGGATGCCATTCTGGCCGAATTAGATCGTTTTCAGCAGGGCGTCACAGCCGCTGACGACACCACCCTGGTGGTCATAAAAGTTGCCGGCAACAGTTGAGTTGAAACCGCTCCGAGGACGAGGACGAGTAAAATAAGCTATTTAGGATTTCGTCCTCGTGCTCGTCCTCGTAATCGTAATCGAAAACTCAACCCACCAAACTCGCAACTCGTAACCCGAAACTCGAAACTCGAAACTTAAAATTTGAAACGCGTAACACGTAACCCGCAATTGGATACTTGATACTTGATACTTGATACTTGAAATTTAAAAGACGCTACCCGCAGCCCGAAAATCGTAAATCAAAACACAAAATACTAAAAGCAGGAGAAACAACAATGGCAACAGCAACAGTTCGTTGGTTAAATGACAGAAACTTTGTGGGGGTGGATTCAACCGGCCATTCGGTGGTATTGTCCGGCCAAAAAAACGGGATCGGGGTCAGTCCCTCCCAGATGCTGCTGGTGGCCCTGGCGGCCTGTTCATCGGTGGATGTGGTTGAAATCTTAGAAAAAAAACGCAAAAAGCTCACGCTGCTCGAAGTCACCGCCAATGGCGAACAGGACCCGGATCCCCCCTGGACCTATCGCAGAATTCATGTCACCTACCGGCTCGGCGGTAAGGATCTGACCGCTAAAGCCGTTGAGCAGGCCATTCAGCTCTCGGAGGAAAAATACTGTTCAGTGGCCGCCACCGTGCGCGGTGTGGCCAAAATCACCACCGAATATGAAATTGTTAGCGAAGAACCTGCCTGACCTCTCCATTGTATATCGGTTTTATCCGCATAGACACATTGGACGTTAAAAGCCGCCGCAGTGAGCGGCATTTCTTTCGGTCGGTTGACCATAGAGTCTAACCGTCTAAAATCTAAAATAAATATTGACACTTAACCGCTTAACCAATAAAATTTTAGGTGATCGAATCCCATTAAACTTCACCAAGGAGCATTCGCATGCTGGATTTGGATCCGCAATTAGGCAAATATAGCATCACCGCCCGCTTATTTAAACTGGTCAATGACATGCCGAGGGATAAAAAATTAATTCTGTTAAAGCAGCTCATCGGTGACGATGTCACCTCCCAGCTGTGCAAACTGATCGTGGAAATGTCTGAAGATCAGCAAATCATTTTGCTCGAGCAACTAGAAGCCATGCCAACGATGGAGATGCCTGAAACAACGGTCAGTTTGGAAGGAAATGAATCTTCGATGCGGGAAAACCCCCGCAAGCCGTGCTTGATAAACGCCAAATACCGTATTCAAAATAAAGATTACAAAAGCTATATCCTGGATATCAGTGTCGGCGGGGTGTTTATAGAAACGGCGGAAACATTTACTATCGGTCAAAAAATCGGTCTGAATTTTATGCTGCCCAATATCACCAAGCCGTTTAAACTGATCGGAACGATATCATGGGGAAGCCCCCGCGGATTCGGTGTAAAATTTGATAGTGTGCCCGCGCCCCAAGGAGAGATTTTAAAATCATATATCGAGCAGGATTAATTCGGTTGGCCGCAGCCCGGCTCGATTGACAGC of the Desulfobacterales bacterium genome contains:
- a CDS encoding PilZ domain-containing protein encodes the protein MLDLDPQLGKYSITARLFKLVNDMPRDKKLILLKQLIGDDVTSQLCKLIVEMSEDQQIILLEQLEAMPTMEMPETTVSLEGNESSMRENPRKPCLINAKYRIQNKDYKSYILDISVGGVFIETAETFTIGQKIGLNFMLPNITKPFKLIGTISWGSPRGFGVKFDSVPAPQGEILKSYIEQD
- a CDS encoding OsmC family protein — encoded protein: MATATVRWLNDRNFVGVDSTGHSVVLSGQKNGIGVSPSQMLLVALAACSSVDVVEILEKKRKKLTLLEVTANGEQDPDPPWTYRRIHVTYRLGGKDLTAKAVEQAIQLSEEKYCSVAATVRGVAKITTEYEIVSEEPA